TACAACAGTTTTAAAACCTTATACATTTTGTTAAACAACGTTTACACACCAGATCCATTGCTGAGAGAATCTGAGTCCTGAGTGGTTGGTGGTACATGGACCtctgaaacaacaaatacaaaataaatgtaagaaaacatcTCTCACAAAATGCAGGTTGTAGTAGTAGAAATGTTCAAAGATCCGACTGTCACAGTTTTTAATATCTTTCACATTTGACTCACCTATAACGTTGTTGTCTTCTTCCTTGGTGGGTACGAATCCATATGAACCTCTCGCtatcaaataaatcacaaaGGAATCATTGAACATGATATCACTTTACTTCTGTTCAAACAATTCATCAAAGAAATCCTGTTACAAGTCAAAAGTATTGTAGTAACACCATCACCTAGTTCACCAGTTAATAACCACAAATAGTTCATCTGCATTTTACAATGATGtataaatgatgtttttttaaagctaagaATAAAAAGATCTAAAAAGGAGACTTTGAATTTTGTGTCACTGTCGACTCGTCTTGGACTTATTTCTTGTATCTCCTCATGTATTGGATCAAATCTCATTCCGACTGTCTTCACAGACTGGTATACTGCTACTATGTTTGtatgtgatatatatatatatatatatttatatttcacagAGCACAgctgagaagaaaataaaatgattcatgTGGATAACAGATTGAATATCTTGTTGGTTATCTCTGTTCCTGTATTCaagataaacaaatataaatccatCATTATTCATTACTAAAGATGTTTGTTAAGCGTTTTCCCGCCTATTTTATGAAGTGAAAGCAGAAAGAATCCACTGGAACTCCTTAAATAAAGACGGATGTCACATAACTGACGAGAGAAATACAACAttactgaaaatatttgaaatacacACAATATAATCTGGCTTCTTACCAGTTCTGCGTTTGTCAATGAGATATGCTGCAACCCCAAAAACCTCTAGAGGAAATACTAGAGTTCAGGTACCTGAACTATATACTGAGGTACTGTTCTTATATTCAGTATTATCTATAGtacattattgtatttctttacattattgtatttttttatttaaatgatgtaaatatgtttgatctgtttttaacttctatttttattttttataagtatattcccatctcctgttttctggagctgctgtaatgcacaaatttcccccacgggggatcaataaagtttatctttatctttatagtATTATTTCACTCACCAGCTCCATTGCAGACACTTTGGAGCGGAATAGAATCTGAAGGCTCGTTGGATGCCCTTTGCTCCTCTGGGATCactgttaaaaacaatttaaataaaataaatgataaagacAATTTCTCCGTGACAGAAAGCTCTAGTTTAAAGGATAAACAAAGCTTTTCTGTTCCTATGCGTCTCTTTCTACAACAGTTTTAAAACCTTATACATTTTGTTAAACAACGTTTACACACCAGATCCATTGCTGAGAGAATCTGAGTCCTGAGTGGTTGGTGGTACATGGACCtctgaaacaacaaatacaaaataaatgtaagaaaacatcTCTCACAAAATGCAGGTTGTAGTAGTAGAAATGTTCAAAGATCCGACTGTCACAGTTTTTAATATCTTTCACATTTGACTCACCAACGTTGTTGTCTTCTTCCTTGGTGGGTACGGATTTATATGAacctatcaaataaaacacaaaggaaTCATTGAACATGATATCACTTTACTTCTGTTCAAACAATTCATCAAAGAAATCCTGTTATAAGTCAAAAGTATTGTAGTAACACCATCACCTAGTTCATCAGTTAATAACCACAAATAGTTCATCTGCATTTTACAATGATGtataaatgatgtttttttaaagctaagaATAAAAAGATCTAAAAAGGAGACTTTGAATTTTGTGTCACTGTCGACTCGTCTTGGACTTATTTCTTGTATCTCCTCATGTATTGGATCAAATCTCATTCCGACTGTCTTCACAGACTGGTATACTGCTACTATGTTTGtatgtgatatatatatatatttatatttcacagAGCACAGCTGAGAAGAAAATAGAATGATTCATGTGGATAACAGATTGAATATCTTGTTGGTTATCTCTGTTCCTGTATTCaagataaacaaatataaatccatCATTATTCATTACTAAAGATGTTTGTTAAGCGTTTTCCCGCCTATTTTATGAAGTGAAAGCAGAAAGAATCCACTGGAACTCCTTAAATAAAGACGGATGTCACATAACTGACGAGAGAAATACAACAttactgaaaatatttgaaatacacACAATATAATCTGGCTTCTTACCAGTTCTGCATTTGTAGATGAGATATGCTGCAACCCCAATTAACCCAAGAACCCCTACTGCCGCTGCTGTTAGCCAGCGGTTTCTTACCAAGTGGACATTTTCtgctaaaaaaagaagaatgaataaataaaacatgaaatgtatgTGTATGCTGTTAGATAATGCAGagtgatgtttaaaaaagctaTAAAACCATATAAACGGTGTAAATGAGGTTGATATTTGTTGGTGTGGCAGCTCACCTTTGAGTAAGGGGTTTGTCATGATATCACTGGTTTTGTTGTTGACTGGGTTGACAAATATACAACGGTAACTCTGCTCCTTCATCTCCTAGAAATTGAGTGAAAGATaatcacaaacacagattttCAGGACATAAAACTGAATAGTTAAAAAAAGGTCATGAATGATGGATTTGGAGTGATCCCACTCATCGGCTCAGGCTGACTGGAGTGTTGTTGGTTTTTCATACCTTTGTTATGGTCAACACCTTGCCTGACGGTCCCTCTGCTTCATCTAGAAGCCACTTACAGTCGACGGGTTCTGATTCTATCGTGTTGCCttcacaggtcagattacaggcGGTCATCTCAGTGTTACATGATTTGGAGATGGAGGGTTTAGGGACATGAGCTGATacaacaaagaacaaagaaaacagacctTGTTGCTCTCAGTCTGAAAATCTAAAAACTTCTTTACTGAccaaaattaatttaaagttcAGTCACTCACAGATGACGATGAGATGAGTTGAGTCGAGGTATTTGTTGTTGATCTCAGGTTTGCAGATTCCACTGTCGGTTTTAGTCAGTCCTGTGATTGTCAGCGCCCCGGTCAAAAGATTCAGCTTGCAGCGACCTATAATCATCAAACcattaaataaaactaaactttaGGGTCGCTAAACATGCTGagtaaaaataatttgaaacatAATGAATGTACACCAGTGATAAGTGGAAACAAATGAAAGCAGCACCTGGACTTAAAAAATGGACTTAAATGGATGCATCTCCCCCTCTTATTCTAATGGTCTGCCCATGAAAGCCTTTTTATAGAATGTCATCCATTCATTCAGCACAAAGTAGGGGTCTAATTATAAATAccttcaaacaaaacaaacctaaAAACCTTCACTTGGATTAAggttcttgttgtgttttcaggtgtAGATAAACTTATTTAGTGTAAGTGAAATTACCTTTGAACTTAAGACAATTTGTCTCATTTCCATACACTTCATACCACTCTGCAATGATGTCCTCTCCATGTTTCCATTGAATGCTTGTGATGGGAGGAGACGGAGACTGAAGAGGTGGCGTGAGGACAATGTCATCACCTTCTGCACCATACACTGTTtcaactgcaaaacaaaaaaagacaacgtCAAACACAAGTTATCTTTAAATTACACGTTTCAATGTCTTTTATATTCTGTTCTGTCTTATACCAATCCAATTTTCTGTCCTGATCCTGAAATATACAACACTATTATTACGCAATAGACTAAAACTAGTGCTGGAATCTTTCTAAATACATATTCAAGTACTTCCCTTGAGGTTTACATGATTAATAACTTTTTGAAATAACTTCATAGCTAACCTTTTACTGAAACAAGACGCGTTTGGATCGTCGTGTAGTGACGCAGTTTAAATTAAGTGTTGTATGCgtaaataagtaaataacaaGGTTGCCTATTCATTTCTGACTGTACATAACTATTAAAGATTGCAATATAGATTTGAAATATAGATTCAAAATCGTAAAAAAACGACATATAAAGTAATTTAAACTCACGCGCGTTGACTGGGCGCGAAATCcaggaaaacaggaagagagaaaaaatgtgCAGTTGTTGCATCTTCTCTTCAGgtaattaaaacagaataataaGTCGCGTCAACgctaatatttaatgttttgagTATCTTACAACTTTTAATTTCACAAATAGTATCTAAACCACGAAGAAGCGACGACGTCCAACCCAAGTGTTGAAAACGAAACTAAGTTTAACCTAAATGTAAATCTAACCCAACCATTTCCGGTTACACCCAAGCAgactagtgatgtgaaaagcagttcttttcagtgtactgaatcagtagaatcagttcagaaaagtgattcgttcaaatgattcgttcactgaatcgttcagtacttctctgcagctctgtctgtgaatcagaatttaataaactgaaacacggccgaacgtttagttctgctcgcgatcgtactgagaacagccggtggtgaataataaaccaatgagctgagaatttagttggataaagctacagtttacaaactgaaagctgctaaaacaatcacatttatttcccccgaccgttctgttcattacgttcagtacacaaatcactgactgactgactgagagagagaggaggcggagctctcgttcagttaaACACTGACTGAATGTGAAggagcgagactgcgagtcaccagcctcagtcgcacgcacgcacgcacgcacacacacacacacacacactttcctgaCTGAaacacagtcagctgagtgaaattaagttggatataaaagctgtttgtaaactgacagcagatataaaaagcacaaacattttcgcgacacctaaatgttaaataatatattttctacttcctcaattttggagacatgagagggaaaaaaaaaaagctataaaacCATATAAACGGTGTAAATGAGGTTGATATTTGTTGGTGTGGCAGCTCACCTTTGAGTAAGGGGTTTGTCATGATATCACTGGTTTTGTTGCCGACTGGGTTGACAAATATACAACGGTAACTCTGCTCCTTCATCTCCTAGAAATTGAGTGAAAGACAATCACGAACACAGATTTTCAGGACATAAAACTGAATAGTTAAAAAAAGGTCATGAATGATGGATTTGGAGTGATCCCACTCATCGGCTCAGGCTGACTGGAGTGTTGTTGGTTTTTCATACCTTTGTTATGGTCAACACCTTGCCTGAAGGTCCCTCTGCATCATCTAGAAGCCACTTACAGTCGACGGGTTCTGATTCTATCGTGTTGCCttcacaggtcagattacaggcGGTCATCTCAGTGTTACATGATTTGGAGATGGAGGGTTTAGGGACATGAGCTGATacaacaaagaacaaagaaaacagacctTGTTGCTCTCAGTCTGAAAATCTAAAAACTTCTTTACTGAccaaaattaatttaaagttcAGTCACCCACAGATGACGATGAGATGAGTTGAGTCGAGGTATTTGTTGTTGATCTCAGGGTTGTAGATTCCACTGTCGGTTTTAGTCAGTCCTGTGATTGTCAGCGCCCCGGTCAAAAGACTCAGCTTGCAGCGACCTATAATCATCAAACcattaaataaaactaaactttaGGGTCGCTAAACATGCTGagtaaaaataatttgaaacatAATGAATGAACACCAGTGATAAGTGGAAACAAATGAAAGCAGCACCTGGACTTAAAAAATGGACTTAAATGGATGCATCTCCCCCTCTTATTCTAATGGTCTGCCCATGAAAGCCTTTTTATAGAATGTCATCCATTCATTCAGCACAAAGTAGGGGTCTAATTATAAATAccttcaaacaaaacaaacctaaAAACCTTCACTTGGATTAAggttcttgttgtgttttcaggtgtAGATAAACTTATTTAGTGTAAGTGAAATTACCTTTGAACTTAAGACAATTTGTCTCATTTCCATGCCCTTGATACCACTCTGCAATGATGTCCTCTCCATGTTTCCATTGAATGCTTGTGATGGGAGGAGACGGAGACTGAAGAGGTGGCGTGAGGACAATGTCATCACCTTCTGCACCATACACTGTTtcaactgcaaaacaaaaaaagacaacgtCAAACACAAGTTATCTTTAAATTACACGTTTCAATGTCTTTTATATTCTGTTCTGTCTTATACCAATCCAATTTTCTGTCCTGATCCTGAAATATACAACACAGTGAGAAATGTGTAAATTATGACCGTGGACTATTATTACGCAATAGACTAAAACCAAAATGGTATCAACATTTAGTGCTGGAATCTTTCTAAATACATATTCAAGTACTTCCCTTGAGATTTACATGATTAATAACTTTTTGAAATAACTTCATACTATTATAGCTAACCTTTTACTGCTGTACATATATTTGAATGAAACAAGACGTGTTTGGATCGTCGTGTAGTGACGCAGTTTAAATTAAGTGTTGTATGCgtaaataagtaaataacaaGGTTGCCTATTCATTTCTGACTGTACATAACTATTAAAGATTGCAATATAGATTTGAAATATAGATTCAAATCGTAAAAAAACGACATATAAAGTAATTTAAACTCACGCGCGTTGACTGGGTGCGAAATCCAAAACAGGACGAGAGAAAAAACCAACATGTGCAGTTGTTGCATCTTCTCTTCaggtaataaaaacagaataataagTCGCGTCAACGCTAATATTGAATGTTTTGAGTATCTTACAACTTTTAATTTCACAAATAGTATCTAAACCACGAAGAAGCGACGACGTCCAACCCAAGTGTTGAAAACGAAACTAAGTTTAACCTAAATGTAAATCTAACCCAACCCTTTCCGGTTACACCTAAGCAgactagtgatgtgaaaagcagttcttttcagtgtactgaatcagtagaatcagttcagtaaagtgattcgttcaaatgattcgttcactgaatcgttcagtacttctctgcagctctgtctgtgaatcagaatttaataaactgaaacacggccgaacgtttagttctgctcgcgatcgtactgagaacagccggtggtgaataataaaccaatgagctgagaatttagttggataaagttacagtttacaaactgaaagctgctaaaacaatcacatttatttcccccgaccgttctgttcattacgttcagtacacaaatcactgactgactgactgagagagagaggaggcggagctctcgttcagttaaACACTGACTGAATGTGAAggagcgagactgcgagtcaccagcctcagtcacacacgcacgcacacacacgcacacacacacgcgcgcacacacactttcctgaCTGAaacacagtcagctgagtgaaattaagttggatataaaagctgtttgtaaactgacagcagatatgaaaagcacatacattttcgcgacacctaaatgttaaataatatattttctacttcctcaattttggagacatgagagggagaagtaggggcgggctttagagacacagagctctcgaccgactccgtcctgttggttcagtcagtacgtatcactgacatgaaaggagagggagggcgggctttgagagaCTCTTACTAGAGAGAGatacgagacgggagagaggagagcgcaactgaatttgagaaatgaacgactcttttcaggaagtgattcagttcagttcgttcacccagatgattcgttcgttcaTGGacgacacatcactagagcagaCACCACTATGACGTCTAATGATGATGTTAATGCTTAGCTTTCGtttttgttgagaaaaaaagaagcttaaaCAATCTTATTTATCCATATTAataatattttgaatttaaatttgaattattGAATTACATTTCAAGGTTCCTCCACCTTTACATCGTGGTAATTCATTTATGGTCTCTCAATTATCTGTAGTATTATAGGCTACAAATTGTTTCCAAAAATCAAAACTTTGTTTCCCAAGATAATGAAAGGCTCACTAAAAATAAAGACCTTATATCTCAATCCCCatctaaaataattaaaaacataaaatgactttaaaataaaagaaactctCGAAATAAATACTGATTAATTACTCTCAACATAGTAAGACACTCTTAAATGAGTATCTCTAAGGAAGCTGAAAAGGTCCACAATGGACAAATTCTTCTTTTAAGCAATGACAGATGACCTTTCTATTCAAGGCTAAATTCCCCAAAACAGAACCTTCTCATGGCTTCATAACACAAGAACCAAGCATTATTGCACCCATAAATCTTAATaattttattgtctttgttcTCATGATTTTACAAATATGATACTTCTGCAATTCAACTTTAACTGTGCAACACAATGGCATCATGGACTGTTAAACTCAACATCCCAAGGGACGTCTGTGACTCCAGGGAGCTGTGAATCCTGCAGACCGAgggcttttatttgatcttttttaaagtgtcatATAAGGAGTGTTATGAAACGAGCTTTAATCTTGAGTGTTACATTTATCATCGTTCACCTCGGGGGCGTTTCTTTGTCCGCAGGATTCAATAGCAGCTTAGACATGGGTTTTTCAACACGGACGTAACAGGCGGCTACAGTCAGAGTTACAAATAAGTTGTAAACAATACTGAAGAGTGAACAGTGATACTATATATTAAATCATAAAGAAATCAAACTCAGAAATCTAGTTGGGAGTTGAAATCATACTTATGCTTCtagatgacaaaaaaatataataaaaaaagaagtgcttGTAGCTTAAATATTTCTTTGCTGCACAAGTGTCTTAAACCTGTGCTCCCTTTGATGACCAGAGCGACAACAAAAAGTCCTTCAACTTGAAAAGTTTTAGCATTCAGGAAACAACATTGCCacaaataaagaacaaacaattGCAAATGAATAAGACACATTTCCTCTTTTGATCTCAATTTtgatttattcataaaaataaatctagcTGTTTGGAATGTAATACAAAGCAAgaaatatctgtttttaacaaacGACTTGCACATTCAGTCTTTCAAACAATCTACAACACTTGAGATACTGATAATTGATTTCTCAGAGTTTCAGTGCAAACAAACACGACTGTAGCTGCAGCATGAAATCACACACATTATTCTCCAAGTCCCAAATCCATACAGCACAGGTTTTCTGCAAAGTTTGTTCAAGAATCTAAAAACGTCACCTCAATTAAGTCTGCAGCCGTTTTAAAAAGGGTTTAATTTGGAGTGTTCTTGACAAAGAAAAGGTCacaaagaagctgcagaagctgcTCATGTGGGGGAAATaataaatttaaaaagtgttaaaaacaaacatgatgaatCCATCGCTCTGTTAGAGTACTTTCTGGAAGCCTGGCGTTGCACATGTTATTGTAAAGTGGTGACGTGTTTTTATTGCTAAATCGTtgaaaaacagtatttaaaacATACTGAATAGAAATAGTGTTCAGTTTGGACTTGGGACACATTGTAACAGATCACATTGTAACAGATCTCAAACATAAATTAGTAACCATCTACAAAGACTTAAATATGCTAACTCAATATATACAAGACAGGAtcataatttaaagaaaagagaaaagcaaacaaTCCTCATTCTACCAATGAAACCTCAGTAgctaaaaacataaaaaaaaactatttacatTCAATTCATGGAATTGCCTTATAGACTGTCTATAAAGATGGCACATTATTATTAACTGTGTTAGTAGACTTCTACATCATAGAAAAACATAGGAAGTATTTCTTTCCAGttgatgagagatgagagattGAACAATCGTTTGCatgatttttctgtttcactAATTTAAAGCAGGTGTGGTAGAAAAACACCAAACTGATTCATGTTAATGAAGGGattcaaaaaaggaaacattaaacATTCAGTGTGTCGACCATCTTTACCAGCAGTCCATAAAAAAGAACTGACAGTTTTTTCATAGTAGCTGTATgatgccctctagtggtcaacAGTGAAACTACAGTAGCAGATAGAAGATAAATACTGTGGGGGAAATACAGCTGGGGGTAGcatgttttcactttgcaatacatttttttgggaGCAGAAAATACATGAATGATCTTTTATAATTTAAATAGGTTGTCTTCTTCCCTTTATGAAAATATGTCACGCTGTTGTGGCGACTAAAATGCCTCCCTCGTGGAACACAGATATTTAATTTCTTTACCTCAAAAATATACAATTCTTCTTTTTGGCATGCTAGCATCTAAAAAGTGTTTACCTTACAAAATCTAAAAACAATcctaataaatatatatatattttttacattattaaatGCCTGTAAGTGCAACAAACTCTGGAATACTCTGCCAATAATAATGTTCCTGCGGTTGGAAAAATAGATGCTATTTAAGACTtttgaaaatctgtttttgttttgtttttctgaagtttAAATGACAAATGCAGCTGCAGATACATACTAAAGATTCAAAAGGGCTTTGGCTTTTCAAAGTGACTTAAGGTGTTGGCCTTTggtgcaaaataaaacattgactaAGACCTGATAAATATTCAAGTTGCAACAGGGATCTGATTTACATTGCGCCCTCGGAGGAGGCTGATTGTTTGTCTCAGTTCTTTTTTGCACCATTCAAGTTTAGAAACAGTCACTTTAAGGGACGAAGCACCTGGAGCTTGTTTCTGTTGCTACAAAAAACAAGTAATAATTCATGTTCTACATTGTAAAAAGGCAGTTAATAAATGCTATGAAATGTTGAGGTTTGGTGGTGATATCAAAATTTAAAGGAATCACAAAGATATCAAAACAGtcccttttctttgtttcagccaCAATCTGACCAAAACACTCACTGAGGATGATTTAAAATGAGTAACTTCAGGAGTCAGATCAGTTGGAATAAAACCTGCAGATGTTTTTTGCTGATGATAATCTGTTGTAAGGAGCACTGATAGTCTAGCAGTTATGTCGTGACTCGTGAGGTCTATGTACAGAGGGCTAACGTCCCATAAACtactaaaagaagaaaatatattcacTCATCATGTTAAAAACAGCTGTCAGAAAGCCCTGCATGATGTTGATATTTGAACGAGTCAGTTTGCATAAAGAGCAGATCACTGCCTGTGAGGTTTGCGTTAGAAGGAGCACAAGTCTTTTTTATCCCAAAAGAGGAAGAAGTGGAAGTGTGCAAGATTTATAAATAACTTGATGTTTCAGCTCAACACAAAGGTCACTTattgaatgtgtttgtcttgaaaCAGTGGCAGATGTGTTCTAAGACCTTTCAAAGTACTTCGTGTCACCCTTTGCCTTCTTCATATGAACAACTACCCTACATCTGATAACTACATTTTGACCACACTCTTACAATCATGTTGCACTGGACTAGAGCAGCAGGACACTCCTATGACTCTGTGCTCCTGAAACACATAAAGTGACTTTGAAATGTTGAAGGTGTGACCAAACAGCAGCTATTTGTTTACATGTCCCTCCTTCATCGTTGTGATCCCTGAACAGGAAGACTTTACAGACACACTGCATGAAGTACTAATGAAACATCAGAGATAAAAAGAACATCCTGAAACTTGGTCTTGCAGGAGTAGTCATCtgtctacacattcacacgtctTGACTGTAACATCTTGACATAGAGCAGACTCTTATTATTTTAGTTACAGAACAAAAGAACTGAAAATACTTTAGTGTTCGTCGAGATCTCCTGCATCATCTGCTTCCTGTTCAGCTGCTGGTGGCTCTTGGTTGGTTTGTTCTTGGTCGGGTGGCTTCGTTGCCAGGTCACCTGtcaaaggat
The sequence above is drawn from the Labrus bergylta chromosome 24, fLabBer1.1, whole genome shotgun sequence genome and encodes:
- the LOC110004421 gene encoding T-lymphocyte surface antigen Ly-9 isoform X12, with protein sequence MQQLHMLVFSLFLFWISHPVNALETVYGAEGGDIVLMPPLQSPSPPITSIQWKHGEDIVAEWYEVYGTETYCLTKFKGRCKLNLLTGALTITGLTKTDSGICKPEINNKYLDSTHLIVISRVPKPSVSKSCNTEMTACNLTCEGNTIESESVDCKWLLDDAEGPSGKVLTITKEMKEQSYRCVFVNPVGNKTSDIMTNPLLKVETVYGAEGDDIVLTPPLQSPSPPITSIQWKHGEDIIAEWYQGHGNETNCLKFKGRCKLSLLTGALTITGLTKTDSGIYNPEINNKYLDSTHLIVISHVPKPSISKSCNTEMTACNLTCEGNTIESEPVDCKWLLDDAEGPSGKVLTITKEMKEQSYRCIFVNPVGNKTSDIMTNPLLKVETVYGAEGDDIVLTPPLQSPSPPITSIQWKHGEDIIAEWYEVYGNETNCLKFKGRCKLNLLTGALTITGLTKTDSGICKPEINNKYLDSTHLIVISHVPKPSISKSCNTEMTACNLTCEGNTIESEPVDCKWLLDEAEGPSGKVLTITKEMKEQSYRCIFVNPVNNKTSDIMTNPLLKAENVHLVRNRWLTAAAVGVLGLIGVAAYLIYKCRTGSYKSVPTKEEDNNVEVHVPPTTQDSDSLSNGSVIPEEQRASNEPSDSIPLQSVCNGAARGSYGFVPTKEEDNNVIEVHVPPTTQDSDSLSNGSVIPEEQRASNEPSDSIPLQSICNGAGSYKSVPTKEEDNNVIEVHVPPTTQDSDSLSNGSVIPEEQRASNEPSDSIPLQSICNGAGKASEISSNNDLTTSTSPEAGKEADITSEMGPESPQDSITPETGKETEITSDVVEKSDENSTTPASPASSQETGDLATKPPDQEQTNQEPPAAEQEADDAGDLDEH
- the LOC110004421 gene encoding T-lymphocyte surface antigen Ly-9 isoform X11: MQQLHMLVFSLFLFWISHPVNALETVYGAEGGDIVLMPPLQSPSPPITSIQWKHGEDIVAEWYEVYGTETYCLTKFKGRCKLNLLTGALTITGLTKTDSGICKPEINNKYLDSTHLIVISRVPKPSVSKSCNTEMTACNLTCEGNTIESESVDCKWLLDDAEGPSGKVLTITKEMKEQSYRCVFVNPVGNKTSDIMTNPLLKVETVYGAEGDDIVLTPPLQSPSPPITSIQWKHGEDIIAEWYQGHGNETNCLKFKGRCKLSLLTGALTITGLTKTDSGIYNPEINNKYLDSTHLIVISHVPKPSISKSCNTEMTACNLTCEGNTIESEPVDCKWLLDDAEGPSGKVLTITKEMKEQSYRCIFVNPVGNKTSDIMTNPLLKVETVYGAEGDDIVLTPPLQSPSPPITSIQWKHGEDIIAEWYEVYGNETNCLKFKGRCKLNLLTGALTITGLTKTDSGICKPEINNKYLDSTHLIVISHVPKPSISKSCNTEMTACNLTCEGNTIESEPVDCKWLLDEAEGPSGKVLTITKEMKEQSYRCIFVNPVNNKTSDIMTNPLLKAENVHLVRNRWLTAAAVGVLGLIGVAAYLIYKCRTGSYKSVPTKEEDNNVEVHVPPTTQDSDSLSNGSVIPEEQRASNEPSDSIPLQSVCNGAARGSYGFVPTKEEDNNVIEVHVPPTTQDSDSLSNGSVIPEEQRASNEPSDSIPLQSICNGAGSYKSVPTKEEDNNVIEVHVPPTTQDSDSLSNGSVIPEEQRASNEPSDSIPLQSICNGAVIPEEQRASNEPSDSIPLQNVCNGAGKASEISSNNDLTTSTSPEAGKEADITSEMGPESPQDSITPETGKETEITSDVVEKSDENSTTPASPASSQETGDLATKPPDQEQTNQEPPAAEQEADDAGDLDEH
- the LOC110004421 gene encoding T-lymphocyte surface antigen Ly-9 isoform X10, producing the protein MQQLHMLVFSLFLFWISHPVNALETVYGAEGGDIVLMPPLQSPSPPITSIQWKHGEDIVAEWYEVYGTETYCLTKFKGRCKLNLLTGALTITGLTKTDSGICKPEINNKYLDSTHLIVISRVPKPSVSKSCNTEMTACNLTCEGNTIESESVDCKWLLDDAEGPSGKVLTITKEMKEQSYRCVFVNPVGNKTSDIMTNPLLKVETVYGAEGDDIVLTPPLQSPSPPITSIQWKHGEDIIAEWYQGHGNETNCLKFKGRCKLSLLTGALTITGLTKTDSGIYNPEINNKYLDSTHLIVISHVPKPSISKSCNTEMTACNLTCEGNTIESEPVDCKWLLDDAEGPSGKVLTITKEMKEQSYRCIFVNPVGNKTSDIMTNPLLKVETVYGAEGDDIVLTPPLQSPSPPITSIQWKHGEDIIAEWYEVYGNETNCLKFKGRCKLNLLTGALTITGLTKTDSGICKPEINNKYLDSTHLIVISHVPKPSISKSCNTEMTACNLTCEGNTIESEPVDCKWLLDEAEGPSGKVLTITKEMKEQSYRCIFVNPVNNKTSDIMTNPLLKAENVHLVRNRWLTAAAVGVLGLIGVAAYLIYKCRTGSYKSVPTKEEDNNVEVHVPPTTQDSDSLSNGSVIPEEQRASNEPSDSIPLQSVCNGAARGSYGFVPTKEEDNNVIEVHVPPTTQDSDSLSNGSVIPEEQRASNEPSDSIPLQSICNGAGSYKSVPTKEEDNNVIEVHVPPTTQDSDSLSNGSVIPEEQRASNEPSDSIPLQSICNGAGSYKSVPTKEEDNNVIEVHVPPTTQDSDSLCNGSVIPEEQRASNEPSDSIPLQSICNGAGKASEISSNNDLTTSTSPEAGKEADITSEMGPESPQDSITPETGKETEITSDVVEKSDENSTTPASPASSQETGDLATKPPDQEQTNQEPPAAEQEADDAGDLDEH
- the LOC110004421 gene encoding uncharacterized protein isoform X6 yields the protein MQQLHMLVFSLFLFWISHPVNALETVYGAEGGDIVLMPPLQSPSPPITSIQWKHGEDIVAEWYEVYGTETYCLTKFKGRCKLNLLTGALTITGLTKTDSGICKPEINNKYLDSTHLIVISRVPKPSVSKSCNTEMTACNLTCEGNTIESESVDCKWLLDDAEGPSGKVLTITKEMKEQSYRCVFVNPVGNKTSDIMTNPLLKVETVYGAEGDDIVLTPPLQSPSPPITSIQWKHGEDIIAEWYQGHGNETNCLKFKGRCKLSLLTGALTITGLTKTDSGIYNPEINNKYLDSTHLIVISHVPKPSISKSCNTEMTACNLTCEGNTIESEPVDCKWLLDDAEGPSGKVLTITKEMKEQSYRCIFVNPVGNKTSDIMTNPLLKVETVYGAEGDDIVLTPPLQSPSPPITSIQWKHGEDIIAEWYEVYGNETNCLKFKGRCKLNLLTGALTITGLTKTDSGICKPEINNKYLDSTHLIVISHVPKPSISKSCNTEMTACNLTCEGNTIESEPVDCKWLLDEAEGPSGKVLTITKEMKEQSYRCIFVNPVNNKTSDIMTNPLLKAENVHLVRNRWLTAAAVGVLGLIGVAAYLIYKCRTGSYKSVPTKEEDNNVEVHVPPTTQDSDSLSNGSVIPEEQRASNEPSDSIPLQSVCNGAARGSYGFVPTKEEDNNVIEVHVPPTTQDSDSLSNGSVIPEEQRASNEPSDSIPLQSICNGAGSYKSVPTKEEDNNVIEVHVPPTTQDSDSLSNGSVIPEEQRASNEPSDSIPLQSICNGAGSYKSVPTKEEDNNVIEVHVPPTTQDSDSLCNGSVIPEEQRASNEPSDSIPLQSICNGAVIPEEQRASNEPSDSIPLQNVCNGAGKASEISSNNDLTTSTSPEAGKEADITSEMGPESPQDSITPETGKETEITSDVVEKSDENSTTPASPASSQETGDLATKPPDQEQTNQEPPAAEQEADDAGDLDEH